The Ralstonia sp. RRA DNA segment ATGGTGTCGCACACCGATCTGGAATACCTGCGCGAAGCCACGCTGGACGACGTGGGCGGCATCGTGTCGCTGATCGAACCGTTGGAAGCTGACGGCACGCTGGTGCCGCGCGAGCGCCGGCTGCTGGAGCGCGACATCGCCAACTTCTCGGTCATCGAGCACGACGGCATCATCTTTGGCTGCGTGGCGCTGTATCCGTACCCGAAAGACGGCATGGCCGAAATGGCCTGCCTGATCGTCTCCCCCGACAGCCAGGGCACCGGCGACGGCGAACGCCTGCTCAAGCACACCGAAGTTCGCGCCCGCGCGCTGGGCCTCAAGCAGCTGTTCGTGCTCACCACGCGGACGGAACACTGGTTCCTCAAGCGCGGCTTTGTGCGCGCCAGCGTGGACGACCTGCCGGAAGACCGCCGCAAGCTCTACAACTGGCAGCGGCGCTCGATGGTGCTGATGAAGAAGCTGTAAGCCCCAATATGTCCCTGAGCGGCATGCCGGAATCCCCAGCACGCCGGTCGAACTCTTTACAATAGCGCCACCCGCGTCGCACACAAGCGGCGCTCTCGCCACACAAGAGGAATCCCCATGGCCCGCATGGTCCACTGCATCAAGCTCGACAAGGAAGCCGAAGGCCTCGACTTCCCGCCCCTGCCCGGCGAACTGGGCAAGAAAATCTGGCAAAGCGTTTCGAAGGAAGCCTGGGCCGGCTGGCTCAAGCACCAGACCATGCTGATCAACGAAAACCGCCTGAACATGGCGGATACGCGTGCGCGCCAGTACCTGCTCAAGCAGACCGAGAAGTACTTCTTTGGCGAAGGCGCCGATCAGGCTTCGGGCTACGTGCCGCCGCCGTCGGCCTGATCTGCCGAGACAAGCAAAAAGCCGTTCAGCGCAAACTGAACGGCTTTTTTGCTTCCTGGGCGTTCGCCCGGCGCTTATGCCGGCACGGCCGCATCCTCCAGCTTGAAGATCGCCACGGCGCGGCGCAGTGCATCGGCCTGATCCGCCATGGCCTGCGCGGCGGCGGACGCTTCCTCCACCAGCGCGGCGTTCTGCTGCGTCACCGCCTCGATCTGGCCCACGGCAATGTTCACCTGTTCGATGCCGGTGCTCTGCTCTGCCGAGGCCGACGAGATTTCCGTCACGATCTGCGTCACGCGGTGCACGGAGGTGACGATGTCGTCGATGATGCCGCCGGCTTCCTGCACCAGCTTCGCCCCCGCCTCCACGCGCTCGGTCGATTGACCGATCAACCCCTTGATC contains these protein-coding regions:
- a CDS encoding oxidative damage protection protein; the protein is MARMVHCIKLDKEAEGLDFPPLPGELGKKIWQSVSKEAWAGWLKHQTMLINENRLNMADTRARQYLLKQTEKYFFGEGADQASGYVPPPSA